Proteins encoded within one genomic window of Perognathus longimembris pacificus isolate PPM17 chromosome 28, ASM2315922v1, whole genome shotgun sequence:
- the LOC125343133 gene encoding coiled-coil domain-containing protein 54-like, which produces MIRQSFKNICQKCNIRHRSSSRYPTVTPHDSDEDDISLDEEIKFTEILQDIQTAQKDLLKQITDMTIVISKIQKKIDYYHKQTDILQTRINANESKQAIFTNSILSMKENISTLKKKMAELENLNSYSNIHCLEIPEEETGMKIIELFQKFVQLEAQKNTSISTDSNMSTANSTEVPIPESTCSLEENPISPTGKTPKRSNPENTSRNSQKARSNIYMYPDFRTWIKLMFVQGGKWRVFLHASNLDEFVQWLLCRPTEHPEEALITPHRESLFGGFIENLTKLYLSVVNYFYCRFGFSEVEVTRL; this is translated from the coding sequence ATGATCAGACAGTCTTTTAAAAACATCTGCCAAAAATGTAACATTCGACACCGATCCTCATCTAGATATCCAACAGTGACTCCCCATGATAGTGACGAAGATGACATCAGTTtggatgaagaaataaaatttactgAAATACTTCAAGATATTCAAACAGCCCAAAAAGATCTTCTTAAGCAAATAACTGACATGACCATTGTgatatcaaaaatccagaagaagATTGACTATTATCATAAACAGACGGACATCCTACAAACCAGAATAAATGCTAATGAAAGCAAACAAGCCATCTTCACCAACAGTATCCTCTCCATGAAGGAAAACATCTctactttaaagaaaaagatgGCAGAACTGGAAAACTTGAATTCATACTCCAATATACACTGTTTAGAAATCCCAGAGGAAGAAACAGGGATGAAAATCATAGAACTGTTTCAGAAATTTGTACAGCTGGAAGCTCAGAAGAATACATCCATTTCTACGGATTCAAATATGTCTACAGCAAACTCCACCGAAGTTCCCATTCCAGAATCAACTTGTAGTCTGGAGGAAAACCCAATTTCTCCTACAGGTAAAACTCCAAAGAGAAGTAACCCAGAAAATACATCAAGAAACTCACAAAAGGCAAGATCAAATATTTACATGTACCCAGACTTCAGAACCTGGATCAAGCTAATGTTTGTtcagggagggaaatggagagttTTCCTCCATGCCAGCAACTTAGATGAATTTGTCCAGTGGCTTCTTTGTAGACCAACAGAACATCCTGAGGAAGCACTAATCACACCCCACAGAGAATCTCTCTTCGGTGGATTTATTGAAAACCTGACCAAACTCTACCTCTCTGTTGTGAACTACTTTTACTGCCGTTTTGGCTTCTCAGAAGTAGAAGTAACTCGCCTGTAG